From Salvelinus sp. IW2-2015 linkage group LG2, ASM291031v2, whole genome shotgun sequence, one genomic window encodes:
- the LOC111976467 gene encoding B-cell receptor CD22-like, which produces MCDCVAVVLGQNGWRVTYNPQNICTLKRSTVNLTCSYTYPRGHTVTETSWFYRWSVVKPQNDDRVEYYGDRVNDCTLRITDLRESDSAEYWFTFETQIIQGHVFQSVRSESYSGSPGVRLSVTGLKPTFQTIVTEGQPVTLTCSTTCTLTDNPNPTYIWNKNRQRLTNPKTKNNYLYLDPVSSEDTGRYSCAVNGHENLPSAEETLTVRYGPKRVSVSVSPSGELVEGSSVTLTCSSDANPPVDKYTWYKKNVTQPKASGQSYSITNISSEDSGEYYCEAENTIGAQISTPQLIMVAGKMCFYFKFQVTLSDNIHIILYALGKQASVKNASIGIIVVVLVLILCLSVLMWFRKKASKSTSDTRDRRDTVENGQGDSSPVYDNISGMAMTHTAAPTVDTDNQDNVHCASTQHRNQEVPEYSTAQPSQPQKQEEDVQYAAVKVNHTSTVDMPVETTVVQNTGNTRF; this is translated from the exons ATGTGTGACTGTGTTGCAGTGGTACTGGGTCAGAATGGCTGGAGGGTGACTTACAACCCTCAGAATATCTGTACCTTGAAGAGGTCAACAGTGAATCTGacctgctcttacacatatcccagaGGTCATACAGTCACAGAGACATCATGGTTCTATAGATGGTCTGTTGTGAAACCTCAGAATGATGATCGTGTGGAATACTATGGGGACAGAGTGAACGACTgcaccctgagaatcacagacctgagagagagcgaCTCAGCTGAGTACTGGTTCACATTCGAGACTCAGATCATACAAGGTCATGTTTTTCAAAGTGTGAGAAGTGAGAGCTATTCTGGCAGTCCTGGAGTCAGGCTGTCCGTCACAG GCCTGAAGCCAACATTTCAAACTATAGTGACAGAGGGACAGCCTgtgacactgacctgtagcaccacctgtactctgactgacaaccccaaccccacctacatctggaACAAGAACAGACAACGTCTCACAAACCCAAAGACCAAAAATAACTACTTGTACCTAGACCCAGTCAGCAGTGAGGATACAGGCAgatactcctgtgctgtaaacgGCCATGAGAATCTCCCCTCTGCTGAAGAGACTCTCACTGTCAGAT ATGGCCCAAAGAGAGTGTCAGTATCAGTCAGTCCTTCTGGTGAActagtggagggcagttcagtgactctgacctgcagcagtgatgccaacccacctgtggacaaatacacctggtacaagaagaaTGTTACCCAACCAAAAGCGTCAGGGCAGAGTTATAGCATCACTAACATCAGCTCTGAGGACAGTGGAGAATACTACTGTGAGGCTGAGAATACAATTGGAGCCCAGATATCTACACCTCAATTGATCATGGTAGCcggtaagatgtgtttttattttaaatttcaaGTTACActatcagataacattcatatcaTTCTTTATGCTTTAGGGAAACAAGCTTCTGTGAAGAATGCATCTATAGGAATCATAGTGGTGGTTCtggttctcatcctctgtctctctgtccttatGTGGTTCAG GAAGAAGGCCTCCAAATCCACCTCCGAcacaagagacagaagagacacagTAGAGAATGGACAG GGAGACTCTAGTCCCGTGTATGACAACATCTCAGGCATGGCCATGACCCATACTGCAGCACCGACAGTGGACACAGACAACCAGGATAACGTTCACTGCGCCAGCACCCAACACAGAAACCAGGAAGTGCCTGAATACTCCACTGCCCAACCGTCTCAACCCCAGAAACAGGAGGAGGATGTCCAGTACGCTGCTGTGAAAGTTAACCACACCAGTACTGTTGACATGCCAGTAGAGACCACTGTGGTACAGAACACTGGAAACACCAGGTTTTAG